One Chionomys nivalis chromosome 4, mChiNiv1.1, whole genome shotgun sequence genomic region harbors:
- the LOC130873330 gene encoding RNA 3'-terminal phosphate cyclase-like protein, with the protein MATQAHSLSYAGCNFLRQRLVLSTLSGRPVKIRRIRARDDNPGLRDFEASFIRLLDKLTNGSRIEINQTGTSLYYQPGLLYGGSVEHDCSVLRGIGYYLEALLCLAPFMKHPLKIVLQGVTNDQVDPSVDVLKATALPLLKQFGIDGESFELKILRRGMPPGGGGEVLFSCPVRKVLKPVQLTDPGKIKRIRGMAYSVRVSPQMANRIVDSARSILNKFIPDIYIYTDHMKGVNSGKSPGFGLSLVAETTNGTFLSAELASNPQGQGAAVLPEDLGRNCAKLLLEEIYSTNQSLVLLLMTLGQQDVSKVLLGPLSPYTIEFLRHLKSFFQVMFKIETKPCGEELKGGDKVLMTCVGIGFSNLSKTLK; encoded by the coding sequence ATGGCGACCCAGGCGCACTCCCTCAGCTACGCGGGGTGCAACTTCTTGCGCCAGCGGCTGGTCCTGTCCACCCTGAGCGGGCGCCCGGTCAAGATCCGGAGGATTCGGGCCAGGGACGACAACCCAGGCCTTCGAGattttgaagcaagctttataaGACTGTTGGACAAATTAACTAATGGTTCTCGAATTGAAATCAACCAAACGGGAACATCCTTGTATTACCAGCCTGGCCTCCTGTATGGTGGGTCTGTGGAGCACGACTGCAGTGTTCTCCGTGGCATTGGCTATTACCTCGAGGCTCTGCTCTGCCTGGCTCCATTCATGAAGCACCCATTAAAAATCGTCCTGCAAGGAGTGACCAATGACCAGGTTGACCCTTCGGTTGATGTTCTTAAAGCAACAGCACTCCCTCTATTGAAACAGTTTGGGATTGATGGCGAGTCATTTGAGCTAAAGATCTTGCGACGGGGAATGCCTCCTGGCGGAGGAGGTGAAGTGCTTTTCTCGTGCCCTGTAAGGAAGGTCCTGAAGCCCGTTCAGCTCACAGACCCAGGGAAAATCAAGCGAATCAGAGGGATGGCGTACTCAGTGCGCGTATCCCCTCAGATGGCAAACCGGATTGTGGACTCTGCCAGGAGCATCCTCAACAAATTCATACCCGACATCTATATTTACACAGATCACATGAAAGGCGTTAACTCTGGCAAGTCTCCAGGCTTTGGACTGTCACTGGTGGCAGAGACTACCAACGGTACCTTCCTGAGCGCTGAACTGGCCTCTAATCCCCAGGGCCAGGGAGCAGcagttcttcctgaggacctcgGCAGGAACTGTGCGAAGCTGCTGCTTGAAGAAATCTACTCGACCAACCAAAGTCTAGTTCTGCTGCTCATGACCCTTGGACAGCAGGACGTTTCCAAAGTGCTGCTGGGACCACTCTCCCCCTACACGATAGAATTTTTGCGGCACTTGAAGAGCTTTTTCCAGGTTATgtttaaaattgaaacaaagcCGTGTGGTGAAGAACTCAAGGGTGGGGACAAAGTGCTGATGACCTGCGTTGGTATTGGCTTCTCTAACCTCAGCAAGACTCTCAAGTGA